Proteins encoded in a region of the Ptychodera flava strain L36383 chromosome 4, AS_Pfla_20210202, whole genome shotgun sequence genome:
- the LOC139130940 gene encoding transmembrane protein 272-like, whose amino-acid sequence MADEENQRRLVDKTEENHHEYGEGDEDSLLDRLRHARLDTSLYYIICGSAVPTCTVGCLVFTGVSLLLPTAMIVIGSIYMNSCTAEPYVPLYLVVEGAFLMVLFILLVCLVKKCGRPATDGSNTGATFWIKSLTGMNCVFLLAWFIAGNYWIYHIYQPDYYDTGSQYCHYTLYMFSFWLTNVVYILLGLRLAWVYFDYLIKFIQ is encoded by the exons ATGGCTGACGAGGAAAATCAAAGG AGATTAGTAGACAAAACCGAGGAAAACCATCACGAGTACGGAGAAGGCGATGAAG ATAGTCTACTGGATCGTCTTAGACATGCTCGACTAGATACATCTCTCTACTACATTATTTGTGGATCAG CTGTGCCTACGTGTACAGTCGGCTGTCTAGTCTTTACTGGAGTGTCACTCTTGCTTCCAACCGCCATGATAGTCATTG GTTCAATCTACATGAACAGCTGTACGGCTGAACCATACGTACCTCTATACCTGGTGGTTGAGGGCGCCTTCCTAATGGTATTGTTCATCTTGTTGGTCTGTCTTGTTAAGAAATGTGGACGTCCGGCGACTGATGGCAGTAACACTGGTGCTACTTTTTGGATTAAATCTTTGACCGGAATGAACTGCGTGTTCTTGTTGGCCTGGTTTATTGCAG GTAATTACTGGATTTACCACATATACCAACCCGATTACTATGACACAGGTTCTCAGTACTGTCATTACACTTTGTATATGTTCTCTTTCTGGTTGACGAATGTAGTTTACATTCTTCTCGGATTGCGACTAGCTTGGGTGTATTTTGATTATCTGATCAAGTTTATT